Proteins from a single region of Coriobacteriia bacterium:
- a CDS encoding Rne/Rng family ribonuclease, with amino-acid sequence MTVTVREMLISHDMSETRVALLEDGKLVELYIERPKRSVVGNVYLGRVKDVLPGMQAAFVDIGLEKNAFLYVDEVVAPEGFEDVPRRDIQQLLKPGQQVMVQVLKDSMGTKGSRITTEISLPGRFLVLMPFSEFVGVSRKLPEEERDRLYEIVAPLVPQGLGVIVRTAAQGSSARDVASDMEFLLRLWKRVRHQAKEGLAPEVVYTEMDLALRLVRDVFNEDFRRLIIDDKQVFEKVVSFLKKTSGELVRRVMLHKERVPLFDFFDLQPTIDSALSRSVELHSGGHVNVDRTEALTAIDVNTGKFVGKHNLEETILRTNLEAADEAVRQLRLRDIGGIIVIDFIDMEESRHRTEVFARLNRALEADRTKTRVTEISRLGLVEMTRKNVTEGLYGILTEQCPCCHGEGRVLSDVTKRIMVVRRMREILEGGRSPAYLFGLHPETYALVRAPGQNAIATLRAETGKQVEIVTDPDTEPTGVSILIEGKAGLLKRALE; translated from the coding sequence ATGACGGTCACAGTGCGCGAGATGCTCATCTCGCACGACATGAGCGAGACGCGCGTCGCCCTGCTCGAGGACGGCAAGCTCGTCGAGCTCTACATCGAACGGCCCAAACGCTCGGTGGTGGGCAACGTCTACCTGGGCAGGGTCAAGGACGTCCTGCCGGGGATGCAGGCGGCATTCGTCGACATCGGGCTGGAGAAGAACGCCTTCCTCTACGTCGACGAGGTCGTGGCGCCCGAAGGCTTCGAGGACGTGCCGCGCCGGGACATCCAGCAGCTGCTCAAGCCCGGGCAGCAGGTGATGGTGCAGGTCCTGAAGGACTCGATGGGCACGAAGGGCTCTCGCATCACCACCGAGATCTCACTCCCGGGGCGCTTCCTCGTGCTGATGCCGTTCTCCGAGTTCGTCGGTGTCTCGCGCAAGCTTCCCGAGGAGGAGCGCGACCGCCTCTACGAGATCGTCGCCCCGCTGGTCCCGCAAGGGCTGGGCGTCATCGTGCGCACCGCCGCTCAGGGCAGCTCCGCGCGCGACGTCGCTTCCGACATGGAGTTCCTGCTGCGCCTGTGGAAGCGCGTTCGACACCAGGCGAAGGAGGGGCTGGCCCCCGAGGTCGTCTACACGGAGATGGACCTTGCGCTGCGCCTCGTGCGCGACGTCTTCAACGAGGACTTCCGCCGGCTGATCATCGACGACAAGCAGGTCTTCGAGAAGGTCGTCTCCTTCCTCAAGAAGACGTCGGGCGAGCTCGTGCGTCGCGTCATGTTGCACAAGGAGCGCGTGCCGCTCTTCGACTTCTTCGACCTGCAGCCGACGATCGACTCGGCGCTCTCGCGCTCGGTCGAGCTGCACAGCGGCGGTCACGTCAACGTCGACCGGACCGAGGCGCTGACGGCCATCGACGTGAACACGGGCAAGTTCGTCGGGAAGCACAACCTCGAGGAGACGATCCTGCGCACGAACCTCGAGGCGGCGGACGAGGCCGTCCGCCAGCTGCGCCTGCGCGACATCGGCGGGATCATCGTCATCGACTTCATCGACATGGAGGAATCCAGGCACCGCACGGAGGTCTTCGCGCGGCTCAATCGCGCGCTCGAGGCCGACCGCACGAAGACGCGCGTGACCGAGATCAGCCGCCTCGGGCTCGTCGAGATGACACGGAAGAACGTCACCGAGGGCCTCTACGGGATCCTCACCGAGCAGTGTCCGTGCTGCCACGGGGAAGGCCGCGTCCTCTCCGACGTCACGAAGCGGATCATGGTCGTCCGCCGCATGCGCGAGATCCTCGAGGGAGGCCGCTCGCCCGCGTACCTGTTCGGGCTCCATCCGGAGACGTACGCCCTGGTCAGGGCGCCGGGCCAGAACGCGATAGCGACGCTTCGCGCCGAGACGGGCAAGCAGGTCGAGATCGTCACCGACCCAGACACCGAGCCCACGGGGGTGAGCATCCTCATCGAGGGGAAGGCCGGACTGTTGAAGCGGGCGCTCGAGTAG
- a CDS encoding TIGR03936 family radical SAM-associated protein: protein MGNGLFRLRICFSKTGRLRWLAHLEVVRAFERAVRRAPLEYAVTQGFNPKLRIAFGPALPVGTAGEREWADVWLTRHAPAAGLLERLREVSAQDLAPIQAGFVAPGGASLSAVLTVARYEVVVEGDDIGKDRMQAALDAVLATGELAVEHKGNTKVFGLALSLPEEPSASTVEGRTVVRVTTRIGEHGSLRPEALVTASIARAGLAGAVRSVARTDLLVECEDGVARRPL, encoded by the coding sequence GTGGGTAACGGGCTGTTCCGTCTCAGGATCTGCTTCTCGAAGACGGGGCGTCTGCGCTGGTTGGCGCACCTGGAGGTCGTGCGCGCGTTCGAGCGCGCGGTGCGCCGGGCCCCACTGGAGTATGCTGTGACGCAAGGGTTCAACCCGAAGCTGCGGATAGCCTTTGGGCCGGCGCTGCCGGTCGGTACGGCCGGCGAGCGCGAGTGGGCGGATGTCTGGCTCACTCGGCACGCGCCCGCCGCGGGGCTGCTCGAGAGGCTTCGGGAGGTGTCGGCGCAGGACCTGGCGCCGATCCAGGCGGGGTTCGTGGCACCGGGCGGGGCGTCTCTCTCGGCGGTGCTGACGGTGGCTAGATACGAGGTCGTCGTGGAAGGGGACGATATCGGCAAGGACCGGATGCAAGCGGCGCTGGACGCGGTGCTCGCGACCGGCGAGCTGGCGGTGGAACACAAGGGCAACACCAAGGTTTTCGGTCTCGCGCTCAGTCTCCCGGAGGAGCCCAGCGCGAGCACCGTCGAAGGGCGGACGGTGGTGCGCGTCACGACGCGCATCGGCGAGCACGGCTCGCTCCGCCCCGAAGCCCTCGTGACCGCCTCGATCGCCCGTGCGGGACTCGCAGGCGCCGTCCGATCGGTGGCGCGGACAGACCTGCTCGTCGAATGTGAGGACGGGGTCGCGCGTCGCCCGTTGTGA
- a CDS encoding TIGR03960 family B12-binding radical SAM protein, with protein sequence MTVRPRADLWPRLEPLLSGVERPARYVDREWGARHDESEYVVGLVYPDTYELGMANSALAILYERLNALPGVSAERAYVPWVDMASALRCAGVPLPTLESCAPLRDCDLVGITLPYELTYTNVLEVLDLAGIPLRAADRGAGDPFVIGGGPCAFQPEPVAPFFDAILLGDGEEAVVDIVEAHRKALSSGATRESTLRVLAEVPGVYVPSLHLPGSAAVVSKRVLADLAATRAPVCPVVPFVEAVHDRATVEVLRGCSRGCRFCQAGMVYRPVRERSADGIVRDVMAALACTGYEEVSLTSLSTTDHSRIEEVLRRLTSRLRGMGVTVSLPSLRVDSFGIELARLASGGGRKSGLTLAPEAGTQRLRDVVNKNVSEEDLIDAVRAAVGSGWRRVKLYFMIGLPTETDEDVAAIGSLVSRVVATARAQVAPGERGALRIAVSVSTFVPKAHTPFQWEVQPGLEEIRRRQGVLRDAMPRKGVELSWHDPEVSFLEAAFARGGRELSDVVEAAWRAGAVFQGWSDHFSLPRWVAAFEKCGLDAKEAASAVRVPGTALPWSHLSAGLDEVFLLEERERALRGERTGDCAAEGCVECGVCPALGADVRIEGERRG encoded by the coding sequence GCGCCACGATGAGTCCGAGTACGTCGTCGGTCTCGTCTACCCGGACACCTACGAGCTAGGCATGGCGAATTCCGCGCTCGCGATCCTCTACGAACGGCTGAACGCGCTGCCGGGGGTCTCGGCCGAGCGCGCCTACGTGCCATGGGTCGACATGGCTTCGGCGCTGCGCTGTGCCGGCGTCCCGCTCCCCACGCTGGAATCGTGCGCGCCGCTTCGAGACTGCGATCTCGTCGGGATCACCCTGCCCTACGAGCTCACGTACACGAACGTGCTGGAGGTCCTCGACCTGGCGGGGATCCCCCTGCGCGCCGCCGATCGCGGCGCCGGAGATCCGTTCGTGATCGGAGGCGGGCCCTGCGCCTTCCAGCCGGAGCCCGTCGCACCCTTCTTCGACGCGATACTCCTCGGCGACGGCGAGGAGGCGGTCGTCGATATCGTCGAGGCCCACCGCAAGGCGCTGTCCTCCGGCGCCACTCGCGAGTCGACGCTGCGCGTGCTCGCCGAGGTCCCCGGCGTCTACGTGCCGTCTCTGCACCTGCCGGGTAGCGCCGCCGTCGTGTCGAAGCGCGTGCTCGCCGACCTCGCGGCGACGCGGGCGCCGGTGTGCCCGGTCGTGCCGTTCGTCGAGGCCGTGCACGACCGTGCGACGGTCGAGGTCCTGCGCGGTTGCAGCAGGGGCTGCCGGTTCTGCCAGGCGGGGATGGTCTATCGCCCCGTCCGGGAGCGGTCGGCGGACGGGATCGTGCGCGACGTCATGGCCGCGCTCGCGTGCACGGGCTACGAGGAGGTCTCGCTGACCTCGCTGTCGACGACCGACCACTCTCGCATCGAAGAGGTGCTCCGCCGCCTGACCTCGAGGCTGCGCGGCATGGGCGTGACCGTCTCCCTCCCGTCGTTGCGCGTCGACTCGTTCGGCATCGAGCTGGCGCGGCTGGCGTCGGGAGGCGGGCGCAAGAGCGGGCTCACGCTCGCTCCGGAGGCGGGCACGCAGCGCCTTCGCGACGTCGTGAACAAGAACGTGTCGGAGGAGGACCTCATCGACGCGGTGAGGGCCGCCGTCGGCTCCGGCTGGAGAAGGGTGAAGCTCTACTTCATGATCGGCCTTCCCACGGAGACCGACGAGGACGTCGCCGCCATCGGCTCTCTCGTCTCCCGCGTTGTCGCGACGGCGCGCGCTCAGGTGGCGCCGGGCGAGCGGGGAGCGCTGCGCATCGCTGTGTCCGTGTCGACGTTCGTCCCGAAGGCGCACACGCCGTTCCAGTGGGAGGTCCAGCCCGGTCTCGAGGAGATACGCCGCCGCCAGGGAGTCTTGCGCGACGCGATGCCCCGCAAGGGGGTCGAGCTCTCGTGGCACGACCCGGAGGTCTCGTTCCTGGAGGCGGCCTTCGCCCGCGGCGGGCGCGAGCTGTCCGACGTCGTCGAGGCCGCGTGGCGCGCCGGCGCTGTCTTCCAGGGGTGGAGCGACCACTTCTCGCTGCCGAGGTGGGTCGCCGCGTTCGAGAAGTGCGGACTCGACGCCAAAGAAGCGGCGTCCGCGGTCCGCGTCCCCGGCACCGCACTCCCGTGGTCGCACCTGTCGGCCGGTCTCGACGAGGTCTTCCTCCTCGAGGAGCGCGAACGCGCGCTGCGTGGCGAGCGCACGGGCGACTGCGCGGCCGAGGGATGCGTGGAGTGCGGTGTGTGTCCCGCGCTCGGCGCGGACGTGCGCATCGAGGGCGAGCGCCGTGGGTAA